In a single window of the Silurus meridionalis isolate SWU-2019-XX chromosome 8, ASM1480568v1, whole genome shotgun sequence genome:
- the adss1 gene encoding adenylosuccinate synthetase isozyme 1, with amino-acid sequence MSSSRSGNDHCKPINASGVSKRPRVESGNKVTVVLGAQWGDEGKGKVVDLLATESDIVCRCQGGNNAGHTVVVEGTEYDFHLLPSGIINTKCISLIGNGVVIHLPGLFEEMDKNEKKGLKGWEKRLIISDRAHIVFDFHQAVDGMQEVQRQAQEGKNIGTTKKGIGPTYACKASRTGLRICDLLTDFKEFSTKFRQLAQQYQSMYPALKVDAESELKRLKDYAERIRPLVRDGVYFMYDAIHGPLKNILVEGANAALLDIDFGTYPFVTSSNCTVGGVCTGLGIPPANIGDVYGVAKAYTTRVGIGAFPTEQLNAVGELLQTRGHEVGVTTGRKRRCGWLDLVILRYAHMINGFTAIALTKLDILDVLDEIKVGVAYKLNGKRIPHFPANMEVLQKVEVEYETLPGWKTDTSAARKWNDLPSKAQNYIRFVENHIDVPIKWVGVGKSRECMIQMF; translated from the exons ATGTCGTCGAGTCGCTCAGGGAACGACCACTGCAAGCCCATAAACGCCTCCGGAGTGTCAAAACGACCCCGGGTAGAGTCGGGCAACAAAGTGACCGTGGTGCTCGGAGCGCAATGGGGAGACGAAGGCAAGGGAAAAGTGGTGGACTTGTTGGCTACAGAGTCTGACATCGTCTGCAGATGTCAG GGAGGAAATAACGCAGGCCACACAGTAGTGGTCGAAGGGACAGAGTATGACTTTCATCTCCTTCCTAGTGGTATCATCAACACCAAATGTATATCACTCATTG GTAACGGTGTGGTCATTCACCTTCCGGGCCTTTTTGAAGAGATGGACAAAAATGAGAAGAAAG GCTTGAAAGGATGGGAGAAAAGACTCATCATCTCTGATAGAGCTCATATAG TTTTTGATTTCCATCAGGCTGTGGATGGAATGCAAGAAGTGCAGAGACAAGCACAGGAAGGCAAGAA CATAGGAACAACCAAGAAAGGCATTGGACCAACATACGCATGCAAGGCTTCGCGAACTGGACTTCGAATTTGTGACCTGCTAACAgattttaaagagttttctaccaa GTTCAGACAACTGGCACAGCAGTACCAGTCCATGTATCCAGCTCTTAAAGTGGATGCTGAAAGTGAACTAAAAAGGCTAAAG GATTATGCAGAGAGAATAAGACCCCTGGTGAGGGACGGAGTGTATTTTATGTATGATGCTATTCATGGACCCCTGAAGAATATTCTTGTGGAGGGGGCAAATGCAGCCCTGCTAGACATTGACTTTG GAACCTATCCATTCGTGACATCATCCAACTGCACCGTTGGTGGTGTGTGCACCGGACTTGGCATTCCACCAGCAAACATTGGAGATGTGTATGGGGTAGCAAAAGCCTACACCACTAGAGTGGGCATTGGGGCCTTTCCAACAGAACAACTCAAT GCTGTAGGGGAGCTGTTACAGACACGAGGTCATGAGGTTGGTGTTACAACGGGCAGGAAGAGACGTTGTGGGTGGTTGGACCTGGTCATCCTTAGATATGCGCACATGATCAACGGCTTTACTGC aATTGCTTTGACAAAACTGGATATTCTTGATGTGCTGGATGAGATTAAAGTGGGTGTCGCCTACAAACTCAATGGCAAAAGAATTCCCCATTTCCCAG CTAATATGGAGGTACTACAGAAGGTTGAAGTGGAGTATGAGACCTTGCCTGGCTGGAAGACAGATACCTCAGCAGCCAGGAAATGGAATGATCTGCCCTCCAAAGCCCAAAACTACATCCGCTTTGTGGAGAATCACATCGATGTACCTA TTAAGTGGGTGGGTGTAGGCAAGTCCAGAGAATGCATGATACAGATGTTCTAG